The Paenibacillus tianjinensis genome has a window encoding:
- a CDS encoding putative polysaccharide biosynthesis protein yields MSKKESFVKGTLILAAAALVARVLGLVQRVPLDHIFNDIGRASFGVSNNIYLMLLTVATAGIPSTLSKMVSERYALNRPEEARQVYHAALLFSVGAGVIMTLLLYFGAPFYATHIADVPESAMAVRAIAPALLLFPAIAMMRGYFQGRNNMMAGGISQIVEQVARVLTAILLAYILLQQGYNNTVISAGASFGSVLGSIAAFAVMIYFAMKLRRADKEQNLNYNSDKKLPIWSIYKDIFTLSIPIVLSSLTIPVVNVIDTSLAVPLLIDQIGRESATEALGILTTRAQSVAGIPPVLAIALGTSLIPIISAAYARRDEVHLKRQITLALRISILTGMPIVLALSVAAYSVNGLLFSGLGGSGIVAMLTIGTIFQITMMTTNSILLGMGKSRISMYYVLAGILVKLAGSFLLSKVFGIYGIIGATGLCFIVITLLNLRMLKSVVPFEIMGKRWGGFAVAVLASGGIGYGLNEAGIMLTHFMPARIAFLITCLVVGAAVVIIYLVLLIVLGVLSRQEIAGYPRVLQKVLNPLMKLQPARVRSNE; encoded by the coding sequence TTGTCCAAGAAAGAGTCTTTTGTCAAAGGTACGCTTATTCTGGCCGCAGCGGCACTGGTGGCCCGCGTGCTGGGGCTGGTTCAACGGGTTCCGCTGGACCATATATTCAATGATATCGGGCGGGCATCCTTCGGGGTGTCCAACAATATTTACTTAATGCTGCTGACTGTAGCTACTGCCGGCATTCCAAGTACCCTAAGTAAAATGGTCTCAGAGCGGTATGCGTTGAACCGTCCGGAAGAGGCAAGACAAGTGTACCATGCAGCGCTCCTCTTCTCGGTCGGGGCCGGTGTCATTATGACCCTGCTGCTGTACTTCGGAGCGCCGTTTTATGCCACTCATATCGCTGATGTACCCGAATCAGCCATGGCGGTAAGAGCGATCGCACCGGCACTGCTTTTATTCCCGGCCATAGCTATGATGCGGGGGTATTTCCAAGGGCGCAATAATATGATGGCCGGCGGGATTTCTCAGATCGTGGAGCAGGTTGCACGGGTATTAACAGCTATTTTACTCGCTTATATTTTACTGCAGCAAGGATATAACAATACCGTTATCTCTGCCGGTGCTTCCTTCGGCAGTGTGCTGGGAAGTATTGCGGCATTCGCTGTAATGATTTATTTTGCAATGAAGCTGCGCCGTGCGGATAAGGAGCAGAATCTGAATTATAATTCAGATAAGAAGCTGCCTATCTGGAGTATATACAAAGATATTTTCACCTTGTCCATTCCAATTGTGCTATCTTCCCTTACCATTCCTGTAGTAAATGTTATTGATACATCGCTTGCGGTTCCCCTGTTAATTGATCAGATCGGACGGGAGAGTGCGACAGAGGCACTAGGTATCTTAACCACCCGGGCCCAAAGTGTAGCTGGCATACCTCCGGTTCTGGCCATCGCACTTGGAACATCGCTGATTCCGATTATTTCGGCAGCTTATGCGCGACGTGATGAAGTTCATCTTAAGCGTCAGATTACACTGGCTTTGCGTATATCCATTCTGACGGGTATGCCGATTGTATTGGCACTCTCTGTCGCCGCCTATTCCGTGAACGGACTGCTGTTTTCCGGTTTGGGAGGCAGTGGAATCGTCGCCATGCTGACGATCGGGACGATTTTCCAGATTACGATGATGACGACCAACTCGATCCTGCTGGGAATGGGGAAATCGCGGATCTCCATGTATTATGTGCTAGCCGGGATTCTCGTGAAGCTTGCGGGCAGCTTCCTGCTCAGCAAGGTATTCGGTATTTACGGTATTATCGGTGCAACGGGACTCTGTTTTATCGTCATTACTTTGCTGAATCTGCGCATGCTTAAATCGGTTGTGCCCTTTGAGATTATGGGCAAACGCTGGGGCGGCTTCGCCGTTGCCGTGCTGGCGTCCGGCGGGATCGGCTACGGCCTGAACGAAGCAGGTATTATGCTGACCCACTTCATGCCTGCACGCATTGCCTTCCTTATTACCTGTCTGGTTGTGGGTGCGGCGGTTGTAATCATTTATCTGGTACTGTTGATTGTTCTGGGTGTGCTCAGCCGGCAGGAGATTGCCGGTTATCCGCGTGTTCTGCAGAAAGTGCTGAACCCGCTGATGAAACTGCAGCCTGCACGGGTACGCTCAAACGAATAA
- a CDS encoding thioredoxin family protein: protein MDKISSPAEFQVAIQSPRLTVAVFKADWCSDCKFIDPFMPEVEQKYEDRLTLVEVDVDAVGDVSQEQNILGIPSFVAYSDGRELVRFVNKLRKSREEIENFLNRALEVYLSIHK from the coding sequence ATGGATAAAATCTCTTCCCCTGCGGAATTTCAGGTGGCGATTCAATCGCCCCGCTTAACAGTTGCCGTGTTCAAAGCCGACTGGTGCTCCGATTGCAAATTTATCGACCCGTTTATGCCGGAGGTTGAACAGAAGTATGAAGACCGCCTCACGCTGGTTGAAGTCGACGTAGATGCAGTCGGTGATGTCAGCCAGGAACAGAATATACTGGGCATTCCAAGCTTTGTCGCTTACAGCGATGGCCGGGAACTTGTGCGCTTCGTTAACAAGCTGCGCAAATCCCGTGAGGAAATCGAGAACTTCCTGAACAGAGCCCTCGAGGTTTATCTGAGCATTCACAAGTAA
- a CDS encoding Cof-type HAD-IIB family hydrolase yields MTAKYRLLALDMDGTLLNDDQVITPKTVEWITKAVDAGVHVCLSTGRAFRSAMPYAEQLGLKTPMITVNGSEIWREPYELYRRSLMDPALIEQLYQIAEDYGIWFWAYSTEQVYNRKNWDGDIMGREWLKFGYSTEDDEIRHKLLMQLQDLGGLEITNSTPHNLEINPLGVNKAYGIGEVCRLLGIEMSEVVAVGDSLNDLAAIQQAGLGIAMGNAQKTVQQEADAVVATNNEDGIAEVIEKYILPS; encoded by the coding sequence ATGACTGCCAAATACCGCCTGCTTGCACTGGATATGGATGGAACCTTACTGAATGACGACCAAGTGATTACCCCGAAAACGGTGGAATGGATTACAAAAGCGGTCGATGCCGGCGTTCACGTCTGCCTGTCTACCGGGCGGGCGTTCAGAAGCGCTATGCCTTACGCGGAGCAGCTTGGCCTTAAGACGCCAATGATCACCGTTAACGGGAGCGAGATCTGGCGCGAGCCTTATGAGTTATACCGCCGCTCCCTGATGGATCCGGCGCTGATTGAACAGCTGTACCAGATTGCAGAGGATTACGGCATCTGGTTCTGGGCTTACTCCACCGAGCAGGTCTACAACCGCAAGAATTGGGATGGGGACATTATGGGCAGAGAATGGCTTAAATTCGGCTATTCTACGGAAGATGATGAAATCCGCCATAAACTGCTGATGCAGCTTCAGGATCTGGGAGGACTGGAAATCACTAATTCCACCCCGCATAATCTGGAGATTAATCCGCTTGGCGTCAACAAGGCCTACGGGATCGGCGAAGTCTGCAGACTTCTCGGGATCGAGATGTCCGAAGTGGTTGCAGTTGGCGACAGCCTGAACGATCTGGCGGCTATCCAGCAGGCCGGGCTGGGCATCGCTATGGGCAACGCCCAGAAGACCGTACAGCAGGAGGCGGACGCTGTGGTCGCCACCAACAACGAGGACGGCATCGCGGAAGTCATTGAGAAATATATTCTACCATCATAA
- a CDS encoding MetQ/NlpA family ABC transporter substrate-binding protein, protein MKKVLLTFFSLTLVLVLAACGNNNNANNAANSAATNAPAADASAEPTTEPAADPVTLVVGASPVPHAEILKAIAPLLEAQGIKLEIKEFTDYILPNTQLAEKALDANFFQHQPYLDDQNSKNGTDLVAVTAVHVEPFGAYSKKIKSIDELADGAKVAIPNDATNGGRALILLAKNGLITLKDDTNITSTKADITENKKNLDIIELDAAMLPRQLDEVDLALINTNFALEAGLVPTKDALFIEGTDSPYANILVARPDNKDSDAIQKLAAALNSAEAKAFIEEKYQGSIIPAF, encoded by the coding sequence ATGAAAAAAGTACTTTTGACGTTCTTTAGCTTGACCTTAGTACTCGTGCTGGCGGCTTGCGGCAACAATAACAATGCCAATAATGCAGCGAACTCCGCGGCAACGAATGCACCGGCAGCAGATGCTTCCGCAGAACCTACTACTGAACCTGCAGCAGACCCGGTAACACTTGTTGTCGGTGCGTCTCCTGTACCGCATGCAGAAATTCTGAAGGCTATCGCTCCGCTGCTTGAAGCACAAGGCATTAAACTGGAAATCAAAGAATTCACGGATTATATCCTGCCGAATACACAGCTGGCCGAGAAAGCACTGGATGCGAACTTTTTCCAGCACCAGCCTTACCTGGATGACCAGAACAGCAAGAACGGTACCGACCTGGTAGCTGTAACAGCTGTACACGTGGAGCCCTTCGGCGCCTATTCCAAAAAGATCAAATCGATCGACGAACTGGCTGATGGTGCAAAAGTAGCGATTCCCAACGATGCAACCAACGGCGGACGTGCTTTGATTCTGCTGGCCAAGAATGGTCTGATCACCCTGAAGGACGATACCAACATCACCTCCACGAAAGCTGATATTACTGAAAATAAAAAGAACCTGGACATCATCGAACTGGATGCAGCTATGCTGCCACGCCAGCTGGATGAAGTTGACCTGGCCCTGATCAACACTAACTTCGCACTCGAAGCGGGTCTTGTGCCAACGAAGGATGCCCTGTTCATCGAAGGTACAGATTCTCCTTACGCCAACATCCTGGTGGCACGTCCGGACAATAAAGATTCCGATGCCATCCAGAAGCTTGCTGCAGCACTGAACTCTGCAGAAGCAAAAGCCTTCATCGAAGAGAAATACCAAGGTTCGATCATCCCGGCATTTTAA
- a CDS encoding Cthe_2314 family HEPN domain-containing protein has product MLRVLLGEPPRQNSGVLADAMDNMAKVASMLRKEMNAHEDRDHEYRKLEVWTRGLISSLDELEQSWFAAAFYRKLVVAGYMDDMSVTEQGEYARYVYFYKNGFIRVFSLLDKLGTVLNSLYNLNTSQTKAHFSYFTVLRQFQLLKEHTPLADELENIKNSYREPLQNLRKRRNAEIHYMNAEMQDDLWQRHQGLHDKIQLEDLDSHLEDLRQGLEMVCKSLCAAFRYSNEQWHKNASSQKRV; this is encoded by the coding sequence ATGCTGCGGGTATTACTGGGAGAACCTCCGCGCCAGAACAGCGGCGTGCTCGCCGATGCGATGGATAACATGGCGAAGGTGGCATCCATGCTGCGCAAGGAGATGAACGCACATGAAGACCGGGACCATGAATACCGCAAGCTGGAGGTTTGGACACGCGGGCTGATCTCCTCACTGGATGAACTGGAGCAGAGCTGGTTCGCGGCCGCCTTTTACCGCAAATTGGTGGTTGCCGGGTATATGGATGATATGTCGGTAACGGAGCAGGGCGAATATGCCCGTTATGTTTATTTCTATAAAAACGGCTTTATCCGTGTCTTCTCCCTGCTGGACAAGCTGGGAACGGTGCTGAACAGCCTGTATAATCTGAATACAAGCCAGACCAAAGCCCACTTCTCCTATTTCACGGTACTTCGGCAGTTCCAACTGCTCAAAGAGCATACCCCGCTGGCGGATGAACTGGAAAATATCAAGAACTCTTACCGGGAGCCGCTGCAGAATCTGCGCAAACGCCGCAATGCAGAAATTCATTATATGAATGCCGAAATGCAGGATGATCTCTGGCAGAGGCATCAGGGGCTGCACGACAAAATTCAGCTTGAGGATCTGGACAGTCATTTGGAGGATTTGAGGCAGGGTTTGGAGATGGTCTGCAAATCTTTATGTGCCGCCTTCCGGTACAGTAATGAGCAGTGGCACAAGAATGCCTCCAGCCAAAAGCGGGTGTGA
- a CDS encoding methionine ABC transporter permease, producing MAGLNFNDINWEEMLDASVATLKMLAYSGIFTIILGLPLGIVLYLWGKSKNNIIRAVYSVLSLLVNILRSVPFLILMVALIPLSKTIMGTSIGVLGTIPALVIGAAPFFARLVETALREVDRGVIEAAQGMGASTGQIVLRVLLPEARPGLLAGVTITLVTLVSYTAMSGMIGGGGLGDLAIRYGYYRYEKEVMIISVVLMVILVQLLQMAGDRLVQYFTRK from the coding sequence ATGGCCGGCTTGAATTTTAATGATATCAATTGGGAAGAAATGCTGGATGCATCCGTAGCCACACTAAAAATGTTAGCCTATTCCGGAATATTCACAATTATTCTTGGTTTACCACTCGGAATTGTGTTATATTTATGGGGGAAGTCCAAAAACAATATTATCAGGGCTGTTTACTCAGTATTATCACTGCTTGTTAACATCCTGCGGTCCGTTCCATTCCTGATCCTGATGGTGGCTCTGATTCCGCTGAGCAAGACGATCATGGGCACCTCGATTGGTGTCCTGGGAACAATTCCGGCACTGGTCATCGGAGCGGCTCCGTTTTTTGCCAGACTGGTGGAGACGGCACTCCGTGAGGTTGACCGGGGGGTAATTGAAGCGGCACAAGGCATGGGAGCCTCTACGGGGCAGATTGTGCTGCGTGTGCTTTTGCCGGAGGCTCGTCCAGGTTTACTGGCCGGTGTGACGATTACACTTGTAACCCTCGTCTCCTATACAGCAATGTCAGGGATGATCGGCGGCGGCGGTCTTGGTGACCTGGCAATCCGTTATGGCTATTACCGGTATGAGAAAGAAGTAATGATTATCTCTGTAGTGCTGATGGTTATACTAGTGCAGCTGCTGCAGATGGCCGGTGACCGGCTGGTTCAATATTTTACCCGGAAATAA
- a CDS encoding COX15/CtaA family protein, with product MTTTHLKWLSYITCLIMFLALFGGAVVTKTGSGLECGNEWPLCHGKLIPAYTIGSLIEYTHRLFSGLAGLLSLASVYAFWRYGRKQKDLLVYALLTLLFVVVQGGMGALAVIKSQSAAVMALHMGFSLIAFASSLMLALGTKRSLESGEEKDDREPAISRGFRNLTWITALYSYIVVYIGAYVSHTDSQGGCSGWPLCNGEWVPELTGGVGIVFMHRIAAALLFLLVAVLGHLAFWRYKGLAELRALGVSAVTLCLLQVLSGAAVVHTLYNERLYIFAALAHILLIAGLFGVLCYMSVRVWQLSKLKK from the coding sequence TTGACGACAACACATTTGAAATGGCTCAGCTACATAACCTGCCTCATTATGTTCCTCGCCTTGTTCGGAGGCGCCGTAGTAACCAAGACTGGTTCAGGGCTGGAATGCGGAAATGAATGGCCGCTGTGTCATGGTAAACTGATTCCGGCTTATACCATCGGCTCGCTGATTGAATACACCCACCGTCTGTTCAGCGGACTGGCGGGTCTATTATCGCTGGCCTCCGTGTATGCCTTCTGGCGTTATGGACGGAAGCAGAAGGATTTATTGGTTTATGCCTTGTTAACGCTCCTGTTTGTCGTTGTGCAGGGTGGAATGGGAGCGCTTGCGGTAATCAAATCCCAGTCTGCTGCGGTAATGGCGCTGCATATGGGTTTCTCTTTGATTGCGTTTGCAAGCTCACTCATGCTGGCTCTGGGTACGAAACGAAGTCTTGAATCGGGTGAAGAAAAGGATGACCGGGAGCCGGCAATCAGCCGGGGCTTCCGCAACTTAACGTGGATTACAGCGTTATATTCTTATATCGTTGTCTATATCGGGGCTTATGTCAGCCATACAGATTCACAGGGAGGCTGCTCCGGCTGGCCGCTCTGCAACGGGGAATGGGTTCCCGAGCTAACAGGCGGTGTGGGCATCGTGTTTATGCACCGGATCGCGGCGGCACTGCTGTTTCTTCTGGTGGCAGTACTAGGCCACTTGGCGTTCTGGAGGTACAAAGGACTGGCTGAGCTGAGAGCGCTTGGCGTTAGTGCCGTTACGCTCTGCCTGCTGCAGGTATTGAGCGGTGCAGCTGTAGTTCATACACTGTATAACGAAAGATTGTACATATTTGCCGCATTGGCCCACATCCTGCTGATTGCCGGATTGTTTGGTGTCCTTTGCTACATGAGTGTACGTGTGTGGCAGCTTAGTAAATTGAAAAAGTAA
- a CDS encoding UbiD family decarboxylase, with product MGYGNLRQWIEQLRKDKDLAVIETQVDPYLELPEIHRRVAREEGPALLFTNVKGTPFPVATNLFGTAMRVERAFGSRPEQLVKALMGAAETLLPPTLTSLWKEKALIFDLLKVGTKHVPQGEAPVLGVCRTSDPLRELPPVTSWQEAEGSYITLPLVYTESLSNPQKHNLGMHRIQIIDDNTAGIHWQMHKGAGLYHQETEIQGEALPVSVFIGGPPALIAAASAPGPAWLPDLVFASIVLGGKLPMVKDPLGGHSIPAEAEFALRGLVSPYGQSQAGAFANNDKYNFPQHTAPIMHVQRMWHRKDAIYPATIAVTPREENYYLVDFLQQVLSPVHHLAMPSVHAFWTYSESGPDGVAAAVVQDSSPQDALGTAFRILGERQLSVCRFLLLTSEPTAFSDFPKLLETVLERFNPGTDLHVFRSTARVRLEPVERAPGPDSQAVIIGIGPAVRELPRTFTEGLLPGITEAIPYCGGCLIVSGASYEEDPDLPVRLNTALRERNTAWPLVIMVDHAAEAVRTQTSFLWTVFTRFNPADDIYAEAEVKQHHIGYKLPIVIDARMKSGDDEEQSTCTSTLDMVDRNWSSYFRQG from the coding sequence GTGGGATACGGAAATTTGCGCCAGTGGATTGAGCAGCTTCGCAAAGACAAGGATCTTGCCGTAATTGAAACACAGGTGGACCCTTATCTGGAGCTTCCGGAGATTCACCGGCGTGTGGCACGGGAGGAAGGGCCGGCACTGTTATTTACCAATGTAAAAGGAACGCCATTTCCCGTAGCGACTAATTTATTCGGGACCGCTATGCGGGTCGAGAGAGCGTTTGGCAGCCGTCCGGAGCAGCTAGTGAAAGCACTGATGGGTGCAGCTGAAACGCTGCTTCCGCCTACCCTCACCAGCCTGTGGAAGGAAAAAGCACTGATCTTCGACCTGCTGAAAGTGGGCACTAAACATGTGCCGCAGGGTGAGGCTCCGGTGCTGGGGGTATGCCGTACTTCCGATCCGCTTCGCGAGCTGCCGCCTGTAACAAGCTGGCAGGAAGCGGAAGGGTCTTATATTACCCTTCCGCTTGTCTACACAGAAAGCTTGAGTAATCCGCAGAAGCATAACCTCGGAATGCACCGGATTCAAATCATTGATGACAATACGGCAGGGATTCACTGGCAAATGCATAAAGGAGCCGGACTGTATCATCAAGAGACCGAGATTCAGGGTGAGGCGCTGCCGGTATCTGTATTTATCGGCGGCCCCCCGGCGCTGATTGCTGCAGCAAGCGCTCCAGGACCGGCATGGCTGCCGGATCTGGTCTTCGCGTCAATTGTCCTGGGCGGGAAACTGCCCATGGTCAAAGATCCGCTCGGCGGACACTCCATCCCGGCTGAAGCGGAATTTGCGCTCCGCGGACTTGTCTCTCCGTATGGGCAGAGCCAAGCAGGCGCTTTTGCAAATAATGATAAGTATAATTTCCCGCAGCATACTGCCCCAATAATGCATGTGCAGCGGATGTGGCACCGCAAGGATGCGATTTACCCTGCGACGATTGCCGTCACTCCGCGTGAAGAGAATTACTACTTAGTCGATTTTCTCCAGCAGGTGCTATCCCCGGTCCATCATTTGGCTATGCCGTCGGTACATGCATTCTGGACTTATTCTGAATCTGGTCCGGATGGAGTGGCTGCCGCGGTTGTACAGGATAGTTCACCGCAGGATGCTCTGGGTACGGCTTTCCGCATATTGGGGGAGCGGCAGCTGTCTGTTTGCCGGTTCCTACTGCTGACGAGCGAGCCGACCGCTTTTTCCGATTTCCCTAAATTACTGGAAACTGTGCTGGAACGATTCAACCCCGGAACAGATCTGCATGTGTTTAGAAGCACAGCACGAGTCAGGCTGGAACCGGTTGAACGCGCACCCGGCCCGGACAGCCAAGCTGTGATTATAGGTATCGGACCTGCGGTGCGGGAGCTTCCCCGTACTTTCACGGAAGGCCTCCTGCCAGGAATTACAGAAGCCATTCCGTATTGCGGCGGATGTTTAATCGTTTCCGGTGCATCCTATGAAGAAGACCCTGACCTTCCGGTCCGGCTGAACACTGCGCTGCGCGAACGGAATACAGCCTGGCCGCTGGTGATTATGGTGGATCACGCTGCGGAGGCAGTCCGTACACAGACCTCTTTTCTCTGGACAGTGTTCACCCGGTTCAATCCGGCCGACGATATCTACGCAGAAGCCGAAGTGAAGCAGCACCACATCGGCTACAAGCTGCCCATTGTGATCGATGCACGTATGAAGTCTGGTGATGATGAAGAGCAGTCGACATGCACGAGTACGCTGGATATGGTGGACCGCAACTGGAGCAGCTATTTCCGGCAAGGATAG
- a CDS encoding DUF456 domain-containing protein has translation MAILGWILIIALFAVGLAGAVYPILPGALAIYLAFFVYGWFFSFHSFGAFFWIIQTLIVVVLFVADYVVGAWGVKKFGGSRASVIGSTIGLIVGPFVIPAFGLIIGPFVGAFVGELIVGSKPGKAVKVSFGSLLGLFTSTVVKVILQIVMVVLFFIWISVY, from the coding sequence ATGGCAATCCTGGGTTGGATCCTGATCATTGCTTTGTTTGCGGTAGGGCTGGCCGGGGCGGTATATCCGATATTGCCCGGTGCGCTGGCGATTTATCTGGCCTTTTTTGTGTACGGATGGTTCTTCTCCTTCCACTCCTTCGGCGCTTTTTTCTGGATTATCCAGACGCTGATAGTGGTCGTATTGTTTGTGGCCGACTACGTAGTAGGTGCCTGGGGGGTCAAGAAATTCGGGGGCTCACGCGCATCAGTCATCGGCAGTACGATCGGACTGATTGTAGGTCCATTCGTGATTCCGGCCTTTGGCCTGATCATCGGCCCGTTCGTGGGCGCATTTGTCGGTGAGCTGATCGTGGGCTCCAAGCCGGGCAAAGCGGTCAAGGTCAGCTTCGGTTCCTTGCTTGGCTTATTTACCAGCACGGTAGTCAAAGTGATCTTACAGATTGTTATGGTGGTCCTGTTCTTTATCTGGATCAGTGTGTATTAA
- a CDS encoding methionine ABC transporter ATP-binding protein, whose protein sequence is MIELKELTKVYGKGSKAAVALSGLNLSIQKGEIFGVIGHSGAGKSTLIRCINLLERPTKGEVWVDGVELTSLSQGQLQEKRRKIGMIFQHFNLLSSATVYDNIAFPLRLAGTPKADIERKVKDLLVLVGLEQHRNKYPAQLSGGQKQRVGVARALASDPDVLLCDEATSALDPQTTDSILRLLLDINRKFHLTIVLITHEMHVIQSICDRVAVIHGGGIVEQGEVAEVFLKPKHEVTKDFIRSETQQDGPLRAAIEAVNGENTKAVKITFLGQKTYESTLSHVVRGTGVSFAILQGTISTIKDVPYGQLIVRFEGSLEAIDATLAELAAQGLDVEVIS, encoded by the coding sequence TTGATAGAGTTAAAAGAGTTGACTAAGGTATACGGAAAAGGCAGTAAAGCTGCTGTGGCGCTCTCGGGCTTAAATCTGTCCATTCAAAAAGGCGAGATCTTCGGCGTGATCGGTCATTCCGGTGCAGGCAAAAGCACGCTGATCCGCTGCATCAATCTGCTGGAGCGCCCGACGAAAGGTGAGGTTTGGGTGGATGGCGTCGAGCTGACCAGCCTCAGCCAGGGCCAGCTGCAGGAGAAGCGGCGCAAGATCGGCATGATTTTTCAGCACTTTAATCTGTTGTCTTCAGCTACGGTATATGACAATATTGCTTTTCCGCTGCGTCTAGCCGGTACGCCGAAGGCGGATATTGAACGCAAGGTCAAGGATTTGCTGGTTCTGGTCGGACTTGAGCAGCACCGGAACAAATATCCGGCGCAGCTCTCAGGCGGACAAAAACAGCGGGTCGGCGTAGCCCGTGCGCTCGCCAGTGATCCGGATGTACTGCTCTGCGATGAAGCGACCTCGGCGCTGGATCCGCAGACCACTGACTCCATTTTGCGGCTGCTGCTCGACATTAACCGCAAGTTTCATCTGACCATTGTACTGATTACCCATGAGATGCATGTCATTCAGAGTATCTGTGACCGGGTAGCGGTTATTCATGGCGGTGGAATTGTTGAACAGGGTGAGGTGGCGGAGGTGTTCCTGAAGCCCAAGCATGAGGTGACCAAGGACTTTATCCGCAGTGAAACCCAGCAGGACGGTCCGTTAAGAGCGGCTATAGAAGCGGTAAACGGAGAGAACACCAAAGCGGTCAAGATCACTTTTCTCGGACAAAAAACCTACGAATCCACGTTATCCCACGTTGTGCGCGGTACAGGCGTCAGCTTTGCGATTCTTCAGGGTACGATCTCGACCATTAAAGATGTGCCTTACGGCCAGCTGATTGTCCGCTTTGAAGGATCGCTTGAGGCGATTGATGCTACCCTGGCGGAGCTTGCGGCACAAGGTCTTGATGTGGAGGTGATTTCCTAA